One window of Bacillus alkalicellulosilyticus genomic DNA carries:
- a CDS encoding sigma-70 family RNA polymerase sigma factor: MEVNKTPSIHDSSWLCYQLLYGTKEEIIEELMDCYGEELKRLVYTYTKSWTQAEDIIQDVFVNVYLHLESFSGQSSLRTWIYSIAINACRDYKRSWHVKHIHVTSTFFNQGTFYGTPESQFLQKDEQSHMMERIMSLPLKYREMILLYYYKEFSIEEISLLTKLNPSTVKTRLKRAREKLHSRLKGLRGDIQ; this comes from the coding sequence TTGGAAGTAAATAAAACGCCATCCATACACGACTCGAGTTGGCTTTGTTATCAGCTCCTTTATGGAACAAAAGAAGAGATTATTGAAGAACTGATGGATTGTTATGGGGAAGAACTCAAACGATTGGTTTATACCTATACAAAATCGTGGACACAGGCAGAGGATATCATTCAAGACGTGTTTGTTAACGTGTACCTACATCTTGAAAGCTTTAGTGGTCAATCTTCTTTACGGACATGGATTTACTCCATTGCTATAAATGCATGTCGCGATTATAAACGAAGTTGGCATGTTAAGCATATTCACGTAACTTCAACGTTTTTTAATCAAGGTACGTTTTACGGTACACCAGAAAGTCAATTCCTCCAAAAAGATGAGCAATCTCATATGATGGAGAGGATCATGTCACTTCCTCTGAAATATAGAGAAATGATTTTATTATATTATTACAAGGAGTTTTCAATTGAAGAAATTTCTTTACTTACAAAGCTTAATCCATCGACAGTGAAAACAAGATTAAAGCGAGCACGTGAAAAACTTCATTCAAGATTAAAAGGGCTGAGAGGTGATATTCAATGA
- a CDS encoding rod shape-determining protein, with protein MFGRDIGIDLGTANVLIFVKGHGIVLDEPSVVALEASSQRVLAVGDEAFRMVGRTPGNIVAMRPMKDGVIANFDLTESMLKHFLGKIKVRNFLSKPRILICCPTNITSVEQKAIREAAEKSGGKNVYLEEEPKVAAIGAGMDIFQPSGNMVIDIGGGTTDVAVLSMGDIVTASSIKVAGDRFDQEILNYIKKKYKLLIGERTSEAIKKEVATVFPGARKTELDIRGRDMVSGLPRTITVYSDEIQQALQEAVYYIVQASKNVLEQTPPELSADIIDRGIILTGGGALLHGIDLLLAEELKVPVLIADEPMHCVAKGTGIILENLDRMSSKRITL; from the coding sequence ATGTTCGGTAGGGATATAGGGATTGATTTAGGAACGGCAAATGTATTAATTTTTGTGAAAGGTCATGGGATCGTATTAGATGAGCCGTCTGTGGTGGCACTTGAAGCAAGTAGCCAAAGAGTCCTTGCAGTAGGGGATGAAGCGTTTCGTATGGTCGGGCGAACACCGGGGAATATTGTCGCAATGCGTCCTATGAAAGATGGAGTCATTGCAAACTTTGATCTTACAGAATCAATGCTAAAGCACTTTTTAGGAAAAATTAAAGTACGTAACTTTTTATCAAAGCCAAGAATTCTCATTTGTTGCCCAACGAATATAACGTCTGTTGAGCAAAAAGCAATTCGAGAAGCTGCTGAAAAAAGTGGCGGAAAAAATGTGTACCTAGAAGAAGAGCCAAAAGTAGCTGCAATTGGAGCAGGAATGGATATTTTCCAACCAAGCGGTAACATGGTAATTGACATAGGCGGTGGGACAACAGATGTTGCTGTACTTTCCATGGGTGATATCGTCACCGCCTCTTCAATTAAGGTAGCTGGTGATCGATTTGATCAAGAGATTCTCAATTACATAAAGAAAAAGTATAAATTACTTATTGGAGAACGTACTTCTGAAGCGATAAAAAAAGAAGTAGCGACTGTATTTCCAGGTGCTCGTAAGACAGAGCTAGACATAAGAGGACGTGACATGGTGTCTGGTCTTCCACGGACGATTACAGTGTATTCCGATGAAATTCAACAAGCCTTACAAGAAGCCGTGTATTACATTGTACAAGCTTCCAAAAATGTTCTTGAGCAAACACCGCCTGAATTATCAGCCGACATCATTGACCGTGGCATCATTTTAACAGGGGGAGGGGCTCTGTTACACGGAATCGATTTATTGTTAGCGGAAGAGCTTAAAGTACCAGTTCTTATTGCTGATGAGCCGATGCATTGTGTAGCCAAAGGAACAGGTATCATCCTAGAAAATCTCGACCGAATGTCAAGTAAAAGAATTACCCTATAA
- a CDS encoding flagellar hook-basal body protein, protein MLRGIYSSAAAMVAQQQRQEMLTNNIANANTPGYKADQASLRAFPNMLIKAMNTSNFPPHSQNVGELSTGVYLQDRMPNFRQGDINETGNSTDIALLQGVVPGNGALFFAVQNDQGDVRYTRNGNFAVDANGHLVTTEGHYILDTTGNRMQVGSENFVVDRNGQVVTEFGAPVGQIGIAFAEDPLQLVKEGNGLHRLNDGQLPTAIGNPNINYQLQQGFIERSNVDATQTMTEMMAAFRNFEANQRILQAYDQSLSKAVNEVGRIG, encoded by the coding sequence ATGCTCCGTGGAATTTATAGCTCAGCTGCTGCGATGGTGGCGCAACAACAACGTCAAGAAATGCTTACGAATAATATTGCGAATGCGAACACTCCAGGATATAAAGCAGATCAAGCGTCGTTGCGTGCTTTTCCAAATATGCTGATTAAAGCAATGAACACATCGAATTTCCCACCTCATTCTCAAAATGTCGGTGAACTTAGTACAGGTGTATATTTACAGGACCGCATGCCGAATTTTAGGCAAGGTGATATAAATGAAACAGGAAACAGTACAGATATTGCATTACTACAAGGTGTAGTACCAGGAAACGGTGCCTTGTTTTTTGCAGTTCAAAATGATCAAGGTGATGTACGGTATACGCGAAACGGTAACTTTGCTGTGGATGCGAATGGTCATCTTGTCACTACGGAAGGACATTATATTTTAGACACAACCGGAAATCGTATGCAAGTCGGCTCAGAGAATTTTGTAGTCGACCGAAATGGACAAGTTGTCACTGAGTTTGGTGCTCCAGTTGGGCAAATTGGTATTGCTTTTGCTGAAGACCCATTACAGCTTGTAAAAGAAGGTAATGGACTACATCGCTTAAATGATGGACAACTACCGACAGCTATCGGGAATCCAAATATAAATTATCAGCTTCAACAAGGATTTATTGAGCGTTCAAACGTAGACGCTACACAAACGATGACAGAAATGATGGCAGCGTTCCGTAATTTTGAAGCCAACCAAAGAATATTACAAGCGTATGACCAAAGCTTAAGCAAAGCTGTGAATGAAGTTGGACGAATTGGATAG
- a CDS encoding TrkH family potassium uptake protein, producing the protein MYTARKMARLNLTSIQLIVLFYLAAVIVATLLLSLPYTHKPGMEWSFIDAFFTAVSAVSVTGLTVVSTADTFSTFGVFVLAFILQFGGIGIMTLGTFIWLVFRKRIGLKERQLIMTDQNRGTFTGLVALMKQILVLILIFEAVGTLLLGIYFLSYFPTWQEAFLQGFFGAVSATTNAGFDITGESLIPFAQDYYVQTINMILLILGAIGFPVLIETKEFLLNKKRDTHFRFSLFTKLTTVTFFSLLVIGALLIYLFERNHFFTGMSWHETFFYSLFQSVTTRNGGLATMDVNEFTTPTQLLLSLFMFIGASPSSVGGGIRTTTFAIVLLTIFAFARGRNSIKVFHREIDNYDMIKSFVVVVVAMLVCGTAVIALSASEPFSLMAIVFEVCSAFGTTGLSMGITPELSTFGKVVIIIVMFIGRIGIFSFLFLLRGHEATTESYHYPKERVIIG; encoded by the coding sequence ATGTATACAGCAAGGAAAATGGCTCGGCTCAATCTTACTTCGATTCAACTGATTGTTTTGTTTTACCTAGCTGCCGTTATTGTAGCTACCTTGCTATTGAGTCTCCCTTATACCCATAAGCCTGGAATGGAATGGAGCTTTATTGATGCTTTTTTTACAGCTGTTAGTGCGGTAAGTGTCACAGGGCTTACCGTAGTATCAACAGCAGATACGTTTAGTACGTTTGGTGTGTTTGTTCTCGCTTTTATTTTACAGTTTGGTGGCATCGGCATTATGACGCTTGGAACTTTTATCTGGCTTGTCTTTCGAAAACGAATTGGATTAAAAGAACGCCAACTCATTATGACTGACCAAAACCGCGGAACATTCACAGGGTTAGTTGCTTTAATGAAACAAATTCTCGTGCTTATTTTGATTTTTGAAGCAGTCGGTACTTTGCTGTTGGGAATTTATTTTCTTTCCTATTTCCCTACTTGGCAGGAAGCTTTTTTGCAAGGTTTTTTCGGGGCTGTCAGTGCCACTACCAACGCAGGATTTGATATTACAGGTGAATCTCTCATTCCATTTGCGCAAGATTATTATGTGCAAACGATTAACATGATCCTGCTTATCCTTGGTGCCATCGGTTTTCCTGTTTTAATTGAAACAAAAGAGTTTTTGTTAAATAAAAAACGTGATACTCATTTTCGATTCTCATTATTTACCAAATTAACAACTGTTACCTTTTTTAGTTTACTAGTTATTGGTGCTCTACTAATATACTTATTTGAACGAAACCATTTCTTCACTGGGATGTCATGGCATGAGACATTTTTCTATTCCTTGTTTCAATCCGTCACTACCAGAAATGGTGGGTTAGCGACAATGGATGTTAATGAATTCACGACGCCTACTCAGCTACTGTTAAGTTTGTTCATGTTTATTGGAGCTTCTCCAAGTAGTGTCGGCGGTGGGATCAGAACAACAACGTTCGCCATTGTATTATTGACGATATTCGCGTTTGCCCGAGGTCGTAATTCGATCAAAGTATTTCATCGTGAAATCGACAACTATGATATGATAAAATCGTTTGTCGTGGTCGTGGTAGCGATGCTCGTTTGCGGAACAGCTGTAATTGCCTTGTCGGCCTCTGAACCTTTTTCGCTGATGGCTATCGTCTTTGAGGTTTGTTCGGCGTTTGGAACAACCGGGCTATCGATGGGCATTACGCCTGAGTTATCGACTTTCGGGAAAGTCGTTATCATCATAGTTATGTTTATTGGAAGAATTGGGATTTTCTCTTTCTTGTTTTTACTTCGGGGACATGAAGCAACAACGGAGAGTTACCACTATCCTAAAGAACGTGTTATTATTGGCTAA
- the fabZ gene encoding 3-hydroxyacyl-ACP dehydratase FabZ, translating into MLTVEEIKEIIPHRYPFLLIDKILEVEAGKRAVGIKNVTANEEFFNGHFPEYPVMPGVLVLEACAQTGAVALLSMEEYKGKIAFFAGVEKCRWKKQVRPGDTLTMDVELLSIRRGIGKGKAVATVDGELAMEAEIMFAIQR; encoded by the coding sequence ATGTTAACAGTTGAAGAAATTAAGGAAATTATTCCTCACAGATACCCGTTTCTACTAATCGATAAAATACTTGAAGTCGAGGCAGGAAAACGAGCTGTAGGTATAAAGAATGTAACGGCTAACGAAGAATTTTTTAATGGTCATTTCCCTGAATACCCTGTTATGCCTGGAGTTCTTGTGCTTGAAGCATGTGCACAAACGGGGGCTGTTGCCTTACTCTCTATGGAAGAATACAAAGGTAAAATAGCTTTCTTTGCAGGGGTAGAGAAGTGTAGATGGAAAAAGCAAGTCCGTCCTGGTGATACGCTAACAATGGATGTAGAGTTACTATCAATTAGAAGAGGGATTGGCAAAGGGAAAGCAGTAGCCACTGTTGACGGTGAACTTGCAATGGAAGCTGAAATAATGTTTGCTATCCAAAGATAA
- a CDS encoding flagellar hook-basal body protein, giving the protein MNLSMIAASNTMGQLQRKMDTISNNIANVNTVGYKRRESTFSDLLFQQVNNQIDPSKEVGRLTPHGIRVGSGAKIAQTAIRLEPGPVQQTERQLDLALTSKGSLFQIQVDVDGTPEVRYTRDGAFYLSPSATNPNLLNLVTANGDYVLGTAGPIMIPANFKNIMVNESGQVSVSMNNGAQVQAGQLAVVRAERPQMLEQVGENMFALPANLAQLGLNQEDIIGPGGQFSIMQGSLEMSNVDLGREMSELVMTQRSFEFNARSITMADQMSGLINSIRQG; this is encoded by the coding sequence ATGAATTTATCTATGATTGCAGCATCAAATACGATGGGCCAATTACAACGTAAAATGGATACCATTTCAAACAACATTGCAAATGTAAATACGGTTGGATATAAACGTCGGGAGTCTACATTTTCAGATTTGTTATTTCAACAAGTGAACAATCAAATTGATCCAAGTAAAGAAGTAGGGCGCCTCACTCCCCATGGCATTCGTGTTGGGTCGGGAGCTAAAATTGCTCAAACGGCCATTCGCTTAGAGCCAGGTCCGGTTCAACAAACAGAACGTCAACTTGATTTAGCATTAACAAGCAAAGGGTCTTTATTTCAAATTCAAGTAGATGTTGACGGAACACCAGAAGTAAGATATACAAGAGATGGAGCCTTTTATTTATCGCCAAGTGCTACAAATCCAAACTTATTAAATTTGGTAACAGCAAATGGAGATTATGTTCTTGGAACAGCAGGTCCGATTATGATTCCAGCGAACTTCAAAAATATTATGGTCAATGAAAGTGGACAAGTCTCAGTTAGTATGAATAATGGGGCACAAGTCCAAGCTGGCCAATTAGCGGTTGTTCGTGCCGAAAGGCCGCAAATGTTAGAGCAAGTGGGAGAGAACATGTTTGCACTTCCTGCTAATTTAGCTCAATTAGGCTTAAATCAAGAGGATATTATTGGTCCAGGCGGGCAATTCTCTATAATGCAAGGGTCTCTTGAAATGTCGAACGTTGACTTAGGAAGAGAAATGTCTGAACTGGTAATGACACAACGATCTTTTGAATTTAATGCAAGGTCGATAACAATGGCAGACCAAATGAGTGGCCTAATCAATTCAATCCGACAAGGGTGA
- the galU gene encoding UTP--glucose-1-phosphate uridylyltransferase GalU → MRVKKAIIPAAGLGTRFLPATKAQPKEMLPIVDKPTIQYIVEEAVESGIEDIIIISGRGKRAIEDHFDKSYELEETLEKKEKFAMLEEVQSISNMANIHYIRQKEPKGLGHAILCASRFIGDEPFAVMLGDDIVKSETPCLKQLLDTFHRYHSSVVGVQQVPDEDVSKYGIIEPKGVEIERGIIHVNDLVEKPSLEAAPSNYAIMGRYVLRPEIFEILASLAPGAGNEIQLTDAIKQLNQAQAVLAYHFDGKRYDVGDKLGFIKAQVDFALQREDLSEDVMAYLKEITKGK, encoded by the coding sequence ATGAGAGTCAAAAAAGCAATTATTCCTGCAGCAGGATTAGGAACGAGGTTTCTACCAGCAACAAAGGCACAACCGAAAGAAATGTTACCAATCGTTGATAAACCAACGATTCAATACATTGTCGAAGAAGCCGTTGAATCAGGAATTGAAGATATCATCATCATCAGTGGGCGTGGCAAGCGTGCGATTGAAGATCATTTTGATAAATCGTACGAGCTTGAAGAAACTTTAGAGAAAAAAGAAAAATTTGCGATGCTAGAAGAAGTACAATCCATTTCAAATATGGCCAATATTCATTATATCCGACAAAAGGAACCTAAAGGCTTAGGGCATGCGATTTTATGTGCCAGTCGTTTTATAGGAGATGAGCCATTTGCGGTAATGCTCGGAGATGACATCGTCAAGTCGGAAACTCCTTGCCTAAAGCAACTATTAGATACATTTCATCGTTATCACTCTTCTGTTGTCGGCGTTCAGCAGGTTCCGGATGAAGATGTGAGTAAATACGGAATCATTGAACCAAAAGGAGTAGAAATTGAACGTGGAATCATCCATGTCAATGACCTGGTGGAAAAACCATCGCTTGAGGCTGCGCCATCAAATTATGCGATTATGGGACGTTATGTTCTACGCCCAGAGATTTTTGAGATTTTAGCTTCATTAGCTCCAGGCGCTGGTAACGAAATTCAATTAACAGATGCGATAAAGCAACTAAACCAGGCACAAGCCGTCCTTGCTTATCACTTTGACGGAAAGCGTTATGATGTAGGGGACAAGCTCGGCTTCATCAAAGCCCAAGTTGACTTTGCACTTCAACGTGAAGATTTAAGTGAAGATGTAATGGCTTACTTAAAGGAAATTACAAAAGGGAAATAA
- a CDS encoding DUF3231 family protein has product MTIKTKVKLTSSEIASLWSQYINDTATKQIVSYFLKNVDDEDVRTVLEQCLEKANCRLGFLVSLYKQENFPEPIGFTQKDVNLNAPRLYTDLYYLLYLQLLTVLGLTTGSLAFTTASRMDVVDFYQTLLIDSMELQRNVKKIELEKGTYYRPPSIPFPEEVSFVTEQNYLGTMIGKQRSVNSIEITHLFYNIQSNLVGKSLMIGFAQTCQSNKLRQFFLRGKEIADKHITIFTDILQTNDLPAPSPWDVAVTKSQVAPFSDKLMLFHVSGMVTAGIGNYGLAISASQRRDIGLRYARLLTEITAYAEDSANLMIKNGWLEQPPQAPDRDKLTQDT; this is encoded by the coding sequence ATGACTATAAAAACCAAAGTAAAGTTAACATCATCTGAAATTGCCAGCTTGTGGAGTCAGTACATTAATGACACGGCAACAAAGCAAATTGTTTCATATTTTTTGAAAAATGTAGACGATGAGGATGTTCGAACCGTACTGGAACAATGTCTAGAAAAAGCAAACTGTCGTCTTGGTTTTCTGGTCAGTTTATATAAGCAAGAAAATTTTCCAGAACCAATAGGGTTTACGCAAAAAGATGTAAACTTAAATGCTCCACGGTTGTATACAGATCTGTATTATTTGCTTTATTTACAGCTATTAACGGTCTTAGGTTTGACCACTGGTTCACTAGCGTTTACGACAGCGAGTCGGATGGATGTGGTTGATTTTTATCAAACCTTACTTATCGATTCGATGGAATTGCAACGCAATGTCAAAAAAATCGAATTAGAAAAAGGCACTTATTACCGCCCGCCTTCTATTCCGTTTCCTGAAGAAGTGTCATTTGTAACCGAACAAAATTATTTAGGAACAATGATCGGAAAACAGAGGTCAGTTAATTCCATTGAGATCACTCATTTGTTTTACAATATACAATCAAATCTCGTTGGGAAAAGCTTAATGATTGGTTTTGCTCAAACGTGTCAATCAAATAAGCTACGTCAATTTTTCCTAAGAGGAAAAGAGATAGCCGATAAACACATTACTATTTTTACTGATATTCTCCAAACAAACGACTTACCTGCCCCTAGTCCGTGGGACGTTGCTGTTACTAAATCACAGGTTGCTCCTTTTTCTGATAAACTCATGCTATTTCATGTTTCAGGAATGGTTACTGCAGGAATTGGCAACTATGGACTTGCCATTTCTGCAAGTCAGCGAAGAGATATTGGACTAAGATATGCAAGACTCTTAACCGAAATAACAGCTTACGCAGAAGATAGCGCTAACTTAATGATTAAAAATGGCTGGCTTGAACAACCCCCCCAGGCCCCTGATCGTGATAAACTGACTCAGGACACATAG
- the spoIIID gene encoding sporulation transcriptional regulator SpoIIID, with the protein MHDYIKERTIKIGRYIVETKKTVRTIAKEFGVSKSTVHKDLTERLPEINQELANEVKEILEYHKSIRHLRGGEATKVKYQKDQITGEEKVEKTRI; encoded by the coding sequence GTGCACGATTACATCAAAGAGCGAACTATCAAGATTGGCAGGTATATCGTTGAGACGAAAAAGACAGTACGAACGATTGCAAAGGAGTTTGGAGTGTCTAAAAGTACGGTCCATAAGGATTTAACTGAACGGTTACCTGAGATCAACCAGGAGCTGGCCAATGAGGTTAAAGAAATTTTGGAGTATCACAAATCGATTCGTCATTTGCGAGGTGGCGAGGCAACAAAAGTGAAATATCAGAAAGATCAAATCACTGGTGAAGAAAAAGTCGAAAAAACTCGTATATAA
- a CDS encoding EAL and GGDEF domain-containing protein produces MKQQMNARFEAFIKNSKNIQNLFLYINDAVILFDDKNRAIAVNPAFEQITGYSFAEVYGRNYCNFSIRTTPHIAINNIPSTLKENRYWTGEIQFFHKEGFELFSLATITYVEGEQGCYSIAVIRDATKQKIMENEIKSLAYYDTLTKLPNRRSFFLTVEKGLDAIQAKYAAVLYLDLDYFKKVNDYYGHEQGDVLLVAIADRLKDVVLTKGTLSRVGGDEFAVFLPDLKVKQEAISMADSIIDALHPLMQIHGEKIETTASIGISYYPEHGKDAQTLFKNADFAMYYSKQQGRNAYHIYNPKDIAATIQRYQFEKELRAAVKNEEFEVYYQLQMDIQSGKMYGAEALVRWNHPENGVLSPFAFLPLADETGIIVDIDDWVMKKACIQAKKWIMSGLDLIVSVNVSQKQFDQPNFVCKVNEVLQSNELDPRFFCIEITEDIAIKNVEEAIHKIKSLKKLGVQVSLDDFGTGYSSLSKLKTIPIDTLKIDQSFVRGTEELEQNYAIVKLIIAMAKTLNFSVICEGVETTEQLSLIRNEGCHHAQGFYFSKPLTAENCEVLMLKMKQEASSPNVL; encoded by the coding sequence ATGAAGCAGCAGATGAACGCTAGATTTGAGGCATTTATAAAAAATAGTAAAAACATCCAAAACCTTTTTTTATATATCAATGATGCCGTTATTTTGTTTGATGATAAAAACAGAGCAATTGCGGTAAATCCTGCATTTGAACAGATTACAGGCTATTCTTTTGCCGAAGTCTATGGACGGAATTATTGTAATTTCTCGATTCGGACTACACCTCATATAGCAATAAACAACATTCCAAGCACCTTAAAAGAAAATCGTTATTGGACTGGAGAAATCCAATTTTTTCACAAAGAGGGGTTTGAATTGTTTTCACTGGCTACGATTACGTATGTAGAAGGGGAACAAGGGTGCTATTCCATTGCTGTGATTCGTGATGCAACAAAACAAAAAATAATGGAAAACGAAATAAAAAGTCTTGCTTATTATGATACATTAACCAAGCTTCCTAACCGCAGATCCTTTTTTCTAACTGTAGAAAAAGGTTTAGACGCGATCCAAGCGAAGTATGCCGCAGTATTATATTTAGATTTGGACTATTTTAAAAAAGTAAATGACTATTATGGTCACGAACAAGGTGATGTATTACTTGTTGCCATCGCTGACCGTCTAAAGGATGTAGTCCTAACAAAAGGAACCCTTAGTCGAGTTGGCGGCGATGAATTTGCTGTCTTTCTTCCTGACTTAAAGGTTAAACAAGAAGCCATTTCAATGGCTGATAGCATTATTGATGCCTTACATCCACTCATGCAAATCCATGGTGAGAAAATAGAAACAACAGCGAGTATAGGAATTAGTTATTACCCCGAACACGGAAAAGATGCACAGACATTATTTAAAAATGCCGATTTTGCAATGTATTATTCCAAACAACAAGGTCGGAATGCCTACCATATATACAATCCCAAGGATATTGCCGCAACAATACAGAGATATCAATTTGAAAAAGAGTTAAGGGCCGCTGTTAAAAACGAAGAATTTGAAGTATATTATCAGCTTCAAATGGATATACAATCTGGAAAAATGTATGGTGCAGAAGCATTAGTACGCTGGAATCACCCAGAAAATGGCGTCCTTTCTCCATTTGCCTTTTTACCATTAGCAGACGAAACTGGAATTATAGTTGATATCGATGATTGGGTCATGAAAAAAGCTTGTATTCAAGCGAAAAAATGGATTATGTCAGGATTGGACTTGATCGTATCAGTCAATGTCTCACAAAAACAATTTGATCAACCTAACTTTGTTTGTAAAGTAAATGAAGTGTTACAGAGCAATGAATTAGACCCACGGTTCTTTTGCATTGAAATAACCGAGGACATAGCAATAAAAAATGTAGAAGAAGCCATCCATAAAATCAAAAGCTTAAAAAAGCTAGGTGTTCAAGTATCACTTGATGATTTTGGAACGGGTTATTCCTCCCTCAGTAAACTAAAGACGATACCAATTGATACATTAAAAATAGACCAATCTTTTGTAAGAGGCACTGAGGAGCTTGAGCAAAACTATGCGATAGTTAAATTAATTATTGCGATGGCAAAGACCCTAAACTTTTCAGTCATTTGCGAAGGGGTTGAAACAACAGAACAACTGTCACTCATTAGAAACGAAGGTTGTCACCATGCCCAGGGCTTTTACTTTAGCAAACCGTTAACGGCTGAAAATTGTGAAGTATTAATGTTGAAAATGAAACAAGAAGCGAGTTCACCAAACGTATTATGA
- a CDS encoding anti-sigma factor codes for MSDEFKEQLIKLERGELSPEEQVEIEEELEKLEILQEHIDRTTIEQMPPQKKQQLNIKRSKWRLRFEQMATLAAVAILFTILSSIITMGYYSIGNKGHHYPEIARMTYEVTNPGLSLSGGTNATPYFQLKADYTLSKQVGRGSEIIGTMTTTHFFSLLAYPNKQMWEYPAAFFEIPGTTTISYEEWDRAEQLGSGTVINAAVSFDQFYHTEEVHGLLDEYNLDILFYGVDTGETKEMYGRIDPVGFPAWPLWLQSDRTLHNVVDKGTYKLESYSYPDVQENDEEVLQQQFIKVLEFLNTYQSQAEKYHSDFAYYTIEDRLAHIKENGIRHYGVLLTGPTEEILKLKGESWITRFEIQDVDFYNW; via the coding sequence ATGAGTGATGAGTTTAAAGAACAATTAATAAAATTAGAACGTGGTGAGCTATCACCTGAAGAACAAGTAGAAATAGAAGAAGAATTGGAGAAGCTAGAGATTCTTCAGGAGCACATCGATAGGACGACGATAGAACAGATGCCTCCCCAAAAGAAACAACAACTCAATATAAAAAGAAGCAAATGGCGCCTCCGATTCGAACAAATGGCTACACTTGCGGCAGTAGCTATCTTGTTTACAATTTTGAGTTCAATCATAACCATGGGCTATTATAGCATCGGAAATAAAGGCCATCACTATCCAGAAATTGCTCGTATGACATATGAGGTGACAAATCCAGGACTATCTCTCTCTGGGGGAACGAATGCAACTCCTTACTTTCAACTGAAAGCCGACTATACATTATCCAAGCAAGTAGGACGAGGAAGCGAAATAATAGGGACGATGACAACGACGCACTTTTTTTCACTGCTTGCTTATCCTAATAAACAAATGTGGGAATACCCAGCTGCTTTTTTTGAAATACCAGGAACGACCACGATTTCATATGAAGAATGGGACCGTGCGGAACAACTTGGGTCAGGCACTGTAATAAACGCTGCCGTTTCTTTTGACCAATTTTATCATACGGAAGAAGTTCATGGACTCTTAGACGAATATAATCTTGATATTCTCTTTTATGGTGTCGATACAGGGGAAACAAAGGAAATGTACGGGAGGATTGATCCGGTGGGCTTCCCGGCTTGGCCTTTGTGGCTACAATCAGACCGAACTCTCCATAATGTTGTAGACAAAGGGACTTACAAATTAGAAAGTTACAGCTATCCAGATGTTCAAGAAAACGATGAAGAGGTACTTCAACAGCAATTTATAAAAGTATTGGAATTCCTAAATACGTATCAAAGCCAGGCCGAAAAATATCATTCTGACTTTGCCTATTACACGATTGAGGATAGGTTGGCGCATATTAAAGAAAACGGAATTCGTCACTACGGAGTATTACTAACTGGACCTACAGAAGAAATCCTAAAGCTAAAAGGCGAATCTTGGATTACACGCTTTGAAATCCAAGATGTAGATTTTTATAACTGGTAA
- a CDS encoding DNA-directed RNA polymerase subunit beta — protein sequence MSEEKSKNTSEIEVQIQNQSLREESMAEEEQEDTREKRRKRKKRGRIRLIPIWVRLFIVIVLAAASLVGGLMFGYGVLGGGEPRDALETSTWQHILDIIEGKE from the coding sequence ATGAGTGAAGAAAAAAGCAAGAATACAAGTGAAATAGAAGTACAAATTCAAAATCAAAGCCTTCGAGAAGAAAGTATGGCAGAAGAAGAACAAGAAGACACGAGGGAAAAAAGACGAAAGCGCAAAAAAAGAGGGCGCATTCGTCTTATTCCCATTTGGGTTCGTTTGTTCATTGTCATTGTACTTGCGGCAGCTAGTCTCGTTGGGGGACTTATGTTTGGCTACGGAGTTCTTGGCGGTGGTGAACCACGAGACGCTCTTGAAACGAGCACATGGCAGCACATACTTGATATTATTGAAGGAAAAGAATAA